Proteins encoded within one genomic window of Polypterus senegalus isolate Bchr_013 chromosome 6, ASM1683550v1, whole genome shotgun sequence:
- the LOC120530546 gene encoding gamma-crystallin M2-like isoform X1, which produces MGKIIFYEDRNFQGRYYECSSDCTDLHSYFSRCNSIRVESGCWMVYERPNYMGYQYFLRRGEYPDYQRWLGYNDCIRSCRMIPQYRGSYRMRIYERENFGGQMMEFMDDCESVQDRFSYPDIHSCHVDGYWIMYEEPHYRGRQYFLRPGEYKRYSDWGGMNPRIGSFRRIMDFC; this is translated from the exons ATGGGAAAA atcattttctatgaGGACAGAAATTTCCAGGGTCGCTACTATGAATGTAGCAGCGACTGCACTGACCTGCACTCCTACTTCAGCCGTTGTAACTCCATCCGGGTAGAGAGCGGCTGCTGGATGGTTTATGAGCGCCCCAACTACATGGGCTACCAGTACTTCCTGAGGAGGGGCGAGTATCCTGACTACCAGCGCTGGCTGGGCTACAATGACTGCATCAGGTCCTGCCGTATGATCCCTCAA TACAGGGGATCTTACCGCATGAGGATTTATGAGCGGGAGAACTTTGGAGGGCAGATGATGGAGTTCATGGATGACTGTGAGTCTGTTCAGGATCGCTTCAGCTACCCAGATATTCACTCCTGCCATGTGGACGGATACTGGATTATGTATGAGGAGCCCCACTACAGAGGACGCCAATACTTCCTGCGGCCTGGAGAGTACAAGAGATACAGTGACTGGGGAGGCATGAACCCTAGGATTGGATCCTTCAGACGTATCATGGATTTCTGTTAA
- the LOC120530546 gene encoding gamma-crystallin M2-like isoform X2, with the protein MNKIIFYEDRNFQGRYYECSSDCTDLHSYFSRCNSIRVESGCWMVYERPNYMGYQYFLRRGEYPDYQRWLGYNDCIRSCRMIPQYRGSYRMRIYERENFGGQMMEFMDDCESVQDRFSYPDIHSCHVDGYWIMYEEPHYRGRQYFLRPGEYKRYSDWGGMNPRIGSFRRIMDFC; encoded by the exons ATGAATAAA atcattttctatgaGGACAGAAATTTCCAGGGTCGCTACTATGAATGTAGCAGCGACTGCACTGACCTGCACTCCTACTTCAGCCGTTGTAACTCCATCCGGGTAGAGAGCGGCTGCTGGATGGTTTATGAGCGCCCCAACTACATGGGCTACCAGTACTTCCTGAGGAGGGGCGAGTATCCTGACTACCAGCGCTGGCTGGGCTACAATGACTGCATCAGGTCCTGCCGTATGATCCCTCAA TACAGGGGATCTTACCGCATGAGGATTTATGAGCGGGAGAACTTTGGAGGGCAGATGATGGAGTTCATGGATGACTGTGAGTCTGTTCAGGATCGCTTCAGCTACCCAGATATTCACTCCTGCCATGTGGACGGATACTGGATTATGTATGAGGAGCCCCACTACAGAGGACGCCAATACTTCCTGCGGCCTGGAGAGTACAAGAGATACAGTGACTGGGGAGGCATGAACCCTAGGATTGGATCCTTCAGACGTATCATGGATTTCTGTTAA